Within Wyeomyia smithii strain HCP4-BCI-WySm-NY-G18 chromosome 2, ASM2978416v1, whole genome shotgun sequence, the genomic segment AGCTAATTAAAACCACCAAACTAATAAtgtattttcaatttattatatCATAAATAAAACTGGgcttcagtgtttttttttgttacattttaCTTGCTTATCGGTCCGTAAAGTATCTTTGTTTACATTTGTTTTCCTTTGTCTGCCATTGTGTGGTGTTCAGACCCCACACTCCGTGCGATTACATTCAGTGTCACGCTGCTCCTATcctgcaaatatttgctttaattGAAAATTCGGAAGCTTCTACAAATTGCGAACGACTTGcttgtttttgtcttttttatgTTAGCACTCTACCAACTCCTAATTTGCCTAAGTTTGTTGCTTTGTTTTCTGCTCGCCCTtacctttttatttttctataataaaCATAACATACCATACCTGCTTTGCTTTTACTCTATTTGTGTTTGCTTATGTTGTTGTTACATTATCAATCTGTTTTCTAAATAATTCGTAATGACCATAACGCTAACCTGATTTGCGCAATATAATCAGTGTGTTTGCTATTTACGTGGGGTGAAACTTAAGTTTTAACATGTATTATTCAACAAATTAACTAAAACAACTGTCAATCGCGGTACGCGATGACATGTGTTTGTTTATCCATTTAGCTTTCCTCTTATACGATTCGACTCTCTGTCAGAGATCATTGCGTTCGCATTGACTACTAGTAATAATTATAATGGATCTGCTGATTTatcaattattatttattatttttaaacagcCACACAACCTAGTCTGCACAGCCTACTACGAATACAAAAGGTTTCTTTGTTTACTCTGAATATTCTACGCTGTTGTTGGAACTGAAAAGTATGTCATCTATTTACTCGCTCAAAAATACATGGTTTCATGGCTCAAAACCTTAGAACAGTGATTGAATTAGTCACAACTTGCTCTGCTTTGGTATTATCGTTAAATGTTCTTCTGCTTGGTGAGTCATTTGGTTTAGTTTCAATCATTCACTCGTTGATTATGCTACTTAAAAGCTCTGTTTTGTCATCAAGTGCAAACAACTGGTTTTTGAATAGAGTGATCAATGATTTTAATATGGTGGTAAAATGTACCAAATTTACGATAAGCCAAATGCTTCTTTCTATATTACTCCAATTAGGTTGGCTGCGGTTCTTTGGCGTCCACTACAAGCATAGTATTGTTCAGTGTATTGTGGTTCAAATTTGACCTGAATaaaagtttaaatatttttcaatttctttcTGATTAATTTTTAAGTTATTATCTGAATACATCGAAGAATTCACCTTTAGATCTGTATCTACAATATTTTGTTTGCTAAATAGATGCTTACTTTCTcaataaaaatttacttttgagtTGTTTACTTTGTTTAAGTGACATTTTCTCTGAgaacgagtttttttttacatacacattgttttttttttaaactttcctCATATTATTACGCTTGGGGTTCGGAGTACACATTACAATTTACTATCATAGTTTTGAATCGGAACGAGACTACAATGCCTCAATGTCTAAACTGGAGTTTCGGAGTGGGTGACGGAAGGTTTCTTTCAGAGTAGGGCCCATATTCACTGGCGCAAGAAATTGATTGCCCACATTAGCGTTCAGCTGAATATGGGTCCTAACTGAAGAAGCACTCCCGGGGGGTGTTGTTGCTGTATTTTTGTGTATGCTGTAACATGTGTGACAATAAAGAGCCATTTCTTGTGGGTAAGAAGTTCGTTTTAGCGGTAAATTATGTGTTTTAGCATGATTTTCTATGTAGGCCATGTGGAAACGTATGTGCCAAAATATGACAGTAAACATTAGTATCATTAGATAAGGGTTTGATAACTGGAGTGGATGAAGGTGGAATATCACGGTTCTCGGTTACGTTCTTTAAGATTAAACTAAAAACATTGTAACGGAATGGTTGTAATTTTGGCGTTTTAACTCGATTATTATTATGGCATTGAATCATTATTAAATGAACCCTTCGAATTCGTTGTTTACATTATCATATGAATCAAAAGATTATTGATATAATAAACAAGTAAGAAGATTGTCGAGTGACACCAACTGTTgatattcttttttttgtttcatttcgtGTATTGATTTGATATTTCTTACAAAGCAGTGCAGATTTCGAAGAAAGTTAGACAAATTATTCGGCAATGATGACATCAATAAATTTTATCGTTTTACTTGTTTTGAATTTATAACAGTGGAATTTTGACCAATCCAAAATGTCAGATTTGTTCAATGATGCGTTACTTTTCACCATTTCGAAAATTTAGGTGATAATAAATTAAAATCCAATagaaaaaaagtattaaaaGATGGGAGTTTAAGACTGATCACCCTGCAATTTAATGCTAatgttttaggtttttgagaaaattatACTATTTGGGTCAGAATTcatgaaacggatcactaaaaatcgcgatgtctaattttttcaaataaatattaaaaacttcaagagtttcgctCGGGAAAttcattttccaatttttactgAATTTCAGTAAGTTtgcaagttgttattgtcatttgaaatttgggtcaatatttgttttaaataaacatatctttaagaatattgcatcgattttaatgaaattttcacagcagatgcatcctaagttgtagtttctgaaaatattttttttggacaaaaaaatattttttcaatagtaactatttaaaacaatatgttgaaaaactatgttctggggcattgaaaaatctgaaaaaaatcacaagtatttttgacgaaattccGAAACTGTCCTGAAAATTTCgagttggtgatattttttgttcaaaagatatggggtttcaaagttggtgccgcaacgcattttcaagcgagaaacgCCCATAAACCCAGctttcttcagttctcataTCAAAAAGCGCttcataatgactaaaagtaaAAGCGTGAGCAATCTTAACCCACTGGtgcgttctgtacggttgtcCCCTAACTAAATTTTATATTGTTTGTTAGTAAAGTGTGTAGGTAGACTTGTGAGTTGTTTGGGGCATAAAGTTTAATGTCTTCGTCATTAAATCgggtaacagactaagcatattCTGATCGTTCTGCggctaaaaatcatttctatcaaACTTAGTTTGCAAGCCTTACAGAGTTTTTACACATAACTGGactgggattgtcaatagtaATACCGCTTGCTAGCTTCTCGTTTGAAAATGGGTTGCGCCACCAACTTTGaaaccccatatcttttgaacaaaaaatatcaccaactcGAAATTTTTAGGACAATTTCGAAAtatcgtcaaaaatacttgtgatttttttcagatttttcagtgccccagaacatagtttttctacatattgttttaaatagttactattgaaaaaatattttttcgttcagaaaaaatattttcagaaactaCAACTAAGGGtacatctgctgtgaaaatttcattaaaatcgatgCAATATTCTTAAAGATAtgtttacttaaaaaaaaaattatctaaatttcaaatgacaataacaacttgaaaacttactcaaattcagtaaaaattggaaaatcaacttcccgagtgaaactcttgaagtttttaatatttatttgaaaaaattaaacatcgcgatttttagtgatccgtttcacgaattctgacccatttGATAGTTTAGGTTAAACATATTTCAAACAATCTTTGTAAGGTGATTAAATCAACGTATTACTTTCCTAACTTCGAAAATTAGCGGTCATATTTACTCTGCTCACTTATCTTTATCATTACAAAAATAGTCTTGATTGTGCTAAGATTAGTGGTATCGTTTTGCTACTGTGAATGTCCGTCTTAACCTTGTGCATTATTTAATAAGTTCAAATCAACGTTTTTTACTCAATTCATTTTTACAGTACTAAGAAAATTGTTGTattgttttgtcatttttattcgCTGCGAACGAAATgtttgctactgctgctgaacAAATCTCGGTTAAGGATTTCACACACTTAACTGTTTCAGTGAAATATTTACATGACTTTGAGAAGGTTACCTCTCCGATATGCTTCTGAAGCAAACCGAATCAATATGTCATACTGTGATCGACAGTTCAGAATCGCCTGTCAATGTTTCGTTTGCAGGAATTTTACCTTGCTCTAATTTCGCGTTGCCTTTCCGGTTCAAGAGAAGCGAGCTTCTGATCGTATTGTTATTGTATCAATAGCTTTTCTCTTATTACCTTTTATTGCAGCTTGCGGAAAGATTAATCGGTTTGTTCAGTTTTATCTTATTTGTTTCGATTTGATCTCACTCTTTAGAATTGCATAGAAAAGTCATTTTCGTGGTTGCTCACTAGTGTTTTTTAATGCTTTCAGCTTATTTTCTCCGTTGTTATGTGCATGCATGTGCAATCATCTTTAATCAAAGCCCTGAAGTTTGTTTTTGATGTTATTGgatttttcgtttttacttTACAGTATTTTATTTGTAGCTTCCTAATGAAAACTGATTTGAATGCTTGATCACGCATTGTAAATTATAATCTACAGTGTTGCCAAGCGGATCggaaaactgcttgaaattcaGCAAGGAAAGTTTTACTTACATGAGTGAGTACATCAGTTTTTGTGTCTACAATTTATACTTTGACATGTATATGGATAAAAGATGCTTTTTCATGCAGTTTCCTTTCCCAATGAGTAATATCTGTACTATTTTCTCTTACCGCTTTAAGCTCGTCCATCCTATCCCCTGTCGAAATGCGTGGCTTAGAGATAGATTTATCGAGAAATAACGTTTCTTGATGTTCCAAGAGATTGATTGTTCTGAGATTTGCTGTTGGCGTTCAAAATCCGCCCTATTAGACTTTACATGTCTGTAGCTTGTAGCTTAGTAAGTTACTGCTTCCTAACAGTAAGTTGAGTATATGTTTAAAAATTACAACACGTTAATTGAGTTTCTCTTCTGCATTACTATATTACTTCCAAACGTACCTAGTTTCTATTACAGTTACTGTAGGATATAGTGAAATTGAATCGTTTGATACCATGTTCAGCTAAAACCGTTTCTCTTCTCGGAAGATGAAGTACTAAACACTGTCTGAGCGGCGGCGGTGGAGTTTTGGTTTGCATGTCGTCGTGGTTTGCTTAATCGTCCGGGTCAAGCCCGATCAGTTCGGCTTGCAGCCGGCCTTTGGTTTTGCAGCAGATGGTGAGGAAGAGTAACCGCACCAGCAAGCGGAACTGCTGCGACATGCTGGTCATGATGATGATTTTCCAGAACGAGTTGAGAATCCCCAGCCAGACGGCACCGAACTGGATCAGCGAGTTGTCGTACCGTTCCTCCATCACCAGCTCATAGATCCGCAGCCCGATGTACGGTCCCCACGAGACCCAGAAGGAGAACACCAATGCGAATGACATACAGTGGCTCGGGTTGGCCAGATTCTCGGCCAGTGCCGTGGCGTACTCCTTATCATGGATCGGTGCTCCCGATCGCACTTTACGCATCATCGTGAAGATATAGCCATAGTTGTAGACGATCGAGATTACACTCGGCCCCAGGACCAGGATTGCCAGCGTTGCACTATAGGCAGCCATGTTGCCCCACTCGAGCATGCAGATGTGGGTCTCTGGATTGTAGAAGGCTTTGTTGAAGCCGAGCAATGGTGGACAGCACAGCATCGCTGCCGAGATCCACGTGAAGGCCATCCAGCATTGGCATCTGTCGGTGTAATTGTGTGCGTGTGTTGTTTTTTACAATTTTCCATTGTTCGTGTGGGTGGCACGTGGGGCGACACGGTACATTGAAGGGCGACACGGGTTACGGCGATGAGCGTAGGGCGAGTACAGCACCGCGCAAGCAAGAAAAGGAAAATACGAGGTGTTAGTAAAATGCAATAGTGTACGGAACTTTTTTTAGCGTTTATGCGCTTGTAGTATGCTATAGGCAAAGGTGATCTGAAATTGAGGACCGCATGACATTTGTAGTTTGTTGTAGTTTGTGATTCTTTTATTAAATTGTGAAGAATGTTTAATTCAATTGGCGAAACTATTCAACCGGTTTCTTCGCTTTGAttcgttttgataaaaattaaaaaaatgtgggTACAAACAAAAGACAAAATATTTTACCCCGCATTTAcgaacaaaacgaaaaaaaccaaatttttcTATGCTTACGAAAACTACTTCCAAAAGTCGAATAACCTTAACATTTTTTATTGTAATGGGTCAGAACGGAATGTTACAAAATCCAAAATAGATCATTGCATGACGATGTCGGAGGAGTtcctttcggcttcgcagtcttcaaaatgtaaaaagaaaacgatatttttctcttacaccgacgtttcaaataatatatattctttatcacggctctacaagtaaattatgaccaaaaacgatttttagaaac encodes:
- the LOC129721350 gene encoding G-protein coupled receptor 52 isoform X2; the protein is MRGVTMHGLSHLHSGSTLEALTQATIILILAVAIIVANLIVVATYLNFKGPHEVINYYLLSLAVADLLCGLLIVPLYVYPTYYGDWVYGNVVCMMLGYLEVTLWSISVYTFMWISVDRYLAVRKPLRYETIQTKTRCQCWMAFTWISAAMLCCPPLLGFNKAFYNPETHICMLEWGNMAAYSATLAILVLGPSVISIVYNYGYIFTMMRKVRSGAPIHDKEYATALAENLANPSHCMSFALVFSFWVSWGPYIGLRIYELVMEERYDNSLIQFGAVWLGILNSFWKIIIMTSMSQQFRLLVRLLFLTICCKTKGRLQAELIGLDPDD
- the LOC129721350 gene encoding G-protein coupled receptor 52 isoform X1, which encodes MLISPVSVSGVTMHGLSHLHSGSTLEALTQATIILILAVAIIVANLIVVATYLNFKGPHEVINYYLLSLAVADLLCGLLIVPLYVYPTYYGDWVYGNVVCMMLGYLEVTLWSISVYTFMWISVDRYLAVRKPLRYETIQTKTRCQCWMAFTWISAAMLCCPPLLGFNKAFYNPETHICMLEWGNMAAYSATLAILVLGPSVISIVYNYGYIFTMMRKVRSGAPIHDKEYATALAENLANPSHCMSFALVFSFWVSWGPYIGLRIYELVMEERYDNSLIQFGAVWLGILNSFWKIIIMTSMSQQFRLLVRLLFLTICCKTKGRLQAELIGLDPDD